The following proteins are co-located in the Solanum pennellii chromosome 8, SPENNV200 genome:
- the LOC107026871 gene encoding inositol 1,3,4-trisphosphate 5/6-kinase 4 isoform X2 has protein sequence MHVVSSYNDEEIAQMISSGWLITALRSPGKASDVEYSTGTENPSKIFINKLEELPLTICHLNKKAMGKDVKTVGYLMKPSREEDFAKRGAFPLKPTPNGLIFVPLTYKLPISQQLQEIDGVLHKATDDIITVEMSSSSDSENKVTFTEGMQELQRYIGCHPDCRAIDRFTNIYPVLDRLKIQQILGGLENLNSKSCSKIRGPHFLKVVDFREPKLEDKLADAKLSLPNIVKPQVACGVADAHSMAIVFKADSYKDLNVPLPAIVQEYVDHSSTMFKFYVVGKKIFFAIKKSTPNADTLIKLAEEKQLKPLLFDSLKSLPVDKLKSQNEDNTQIDHELVTDAANWLRRVLDLTIFGFDVVIQESTGDHVIVDVNYLPSFKEVPDEVAIPKFWEAIKEKLTGKQSTEAAILL, from the exons ATGCATGTCGTTTCCAGTTACAATGACGAGGAGATTGCCCAAATGATAAGTTCTGGCTGGCTGATCACTGCTCTAC GATCTCCTGGAAAAGCATCAG ATGTTGAATATAGTACTGGAACTGAAAATCCAAGCAAGATTTTCATTAACAAGCTTGAAGAACTGCCTCTGACTATCTGCCATTTAAATAAAAAG GCAATGGGCAAGGATGTCAAGACGGTTGGTTACTTAATGAAGCCTTCTCGTGAAGAAGATTTTGCCAAG AGAGGGGCATTCCCCCTAAAACCTACACCAAACGGATTAATTTTTGTGCCCCTAACCTACAAGCTCCCTATATCACAGCAGTTACAAGAAATTGACGGTGTTCTACATAAAGCAACTGATGACATCATTACTGTTGAAATGAGCAGCTCTTCAGATTCTGAAAACAAAGTTACTTTTACAGAGGGCATGCAAGAGTTACAAAG GTACATCGGATGCCATCCAGACTGTCGTGCGATTGACCGATTCACCAACATATATCCTGTTCTTGATCGGTTGAAAATACAGCAGATTCTAGGTGGTTTGGAAAATCTTAACAGTAAAAGCTGCAGTAAAATCAGAGGGCCCCATTTCCTAAAG GTTGTTGATTTTCGTGAGCCCAAGTTGGAAGACAAGCTAGCCGATGCAAAACTGTCACTTCCGAACATTGTAAAACCCCAAGTTGCTTGTGGAGTTGCTGATGCTCACAGCATG GCCATTGTCTTTAAGGCAGACAGCTACAAAGACCTCAATGTCCCTCTTCCAGCTATTGTGCAG GAATATGTGGATCATTCATCCACTATGTTCAAGTTTTACGTTGTTGGGAAGAAGATTTTCTTCGCAATTAAGAAGTCTACACCTAATGCAGATACCTTGATAAAGTTAGCTGAAGAAAAACAGTTGAAGCCATTACTTTTTGATAG TTTAAAATCTCTACCCGTTGACAAGCTAAAAAGCCAAAATGAAGATAATACACAAATTGATCATGAGCTAGTCACTGATGCTGCAAATTGGTTGAGAAGGGTGCTTGACCTTACTATTTTTGGCTTTGATGTTGTG ATCCAGGAAAGCACCGGTGACCATGTCATTGTTGATGTAAATTACCTCCCATCGTTTAAGGAAGTTCCTGATGAGGTTGCAATACCGAAATTTTGGGAAGCCATAAAGGAGAAGCTGACTGGAAAACAAAGCACAGAAGCAGCAATATTGTTGTAA
- the LOC107026871 gene encoding inositol 1,3,4-trisphosphate 5/6-kinase 4 isoform X1 has protein sequence MYGVKGIVLDASILLKSGDDENGSPSLRPDADYVLRKLRYSNIFTGISYGPDLSAPKVRLLQESASLYSYNCFVFRPSAIDSFVSEVSLEWGDITGSYMHVVSSYNDEEIAQMISSGWLITALRSPGKASDVEYSTGTENPSKIFINKLEELPLTICHLNKKAMGKDVKTVGYLMKPSREEDFAKRGAFPLKPTPNGLIFVPLTYKLPISQQLQEIDGVLHKATDDIITVEMSSSSDSENKVTFTEGMQELQRYIGCHPDCRAIDRFTNIYPVLDRLKIQQILGGLENLNSKSCSKIRGPHFLKVVDFREPKLEDKLADAKLSLPNIVKPQVACGVADAHSMAIVFKADSYKDLNVPLPAIVQEYVDHSSTMFKFYVVGKKIFFAIKKSTPNADTLIKLAEEKQLKPLLFDSLKSLPVDKLKSQNEDNTQIDHELVTDAANWLRRVLDLTIFGFDVVIQESTGDHVIVDVNYLPSFKEVPDEVAIPKFWEAIKEKLTGKQSTEAAILL, from the exons ATGTATGGAGTGAAGGGTATTGTGCTAGACGCTTCAATTCTGTTGAAATCCGGTGATGATGAAAATGGGAGTCCCTCTCTTAGACCTGATGCTGATTATGTTCTTCGCAAGCTTCGATACTCCAACATCTTCACT GGTATATCCTATGGACCTGATCTTTCTGCTCCTAAG GTGCGCCTCCTCCAAGAAAGCGCAAGCCTATATTCCTACAATTGTTTTGTCTTCAGGCCATCAGCCATAGACAGCTTTGTAAGTGAGGTTTCTTTGGAATGGGGCGACATTACTGGAAGTTATATGCATGTCGTTTCCAGTTACAATGACGAGGAGATTGCCCAAATGATAAGTTCTGGCTGGCTGATCACTGCTCTAC GATCTCCTGGAAAAGCATCAG ATGTTGAATATAGTACTGGAACTGAAAATCCAAGCAAGATTTTCATTAACAAGCTTGAAGAACTGCCTCTGACTATCTGCCATTTAAATAAAAAG GCAATGGGCAAGGATGTCAAGACGGTTGGTTACTTAATGAAGCCTTCTCGTGAAGAAGATTTTGCCAAG AGAGGGGCATTCCCCCTAAAACCTACACCAAACGGATTAATTTTTGTGCCCCTAACCTACAAGCTCCCTATATCACAGCAGTTACAAGAAATTGACGGTGTTCTACATAAAGCAACTGATGACATCATTACTGTTGAAATGAGCAGCTCTTCAGATTCTGAAAACAAAGTTACTTTTACAGAGGGCATGCAAGAGTTACAAAG GTACATCGGATGCCATCCAGACTGTCGTGCGATTGACCGATTCACCAACATATATCCTGTTCTTGATCGGTTGAAAATACAGCAGATTCTAGGTGGTTTGGAAAATCTTAACAGTAAAAGCTGCAGTAAAATCAGAGGGCCCCATTTCCTAAAG GTTGTTGATTTTCGTGAGCCCAAGTTGGAAGACAAGCTAGCCGATGCAAAACTGTCACTTCCGAACATTGTAAAACCCCAAGTTGCTTGTGGAGTTGCTGATGCTCACAGCATG GCCATTGTCTTTAAGGCAGACAGCTACAAAGACCTCAATGTCCCTCTTCCAGCTATTGTGCAG GAATATGTGGATCATTCATCCACTATGTTCAAGTTTTACGTTGTTGGGAAGAAGATTTTCTTCGCAATTAAGAAGTCTACACCTAATGCAGATACCTTGATAAAGTTAGCTGAAGAAAAACAGTTGAAGCCATTACTTTTTGATAG TTTAAAATCTCTACCCGTTGACAAGCTAAAAAGCCAAAATGAAGATAATACACAAATTGATCATGAGCTAGTCACTGATGCTGCAAATTGGTTGAGAAGGGTGCTTGACCTTACTATTTTTGGCTTTGATGTTGTG ATCCAGGAAAGCACCGGTGACCATGTCATTGTTGATGTAAATTACCTCCCATCGTTTAAGGAAGTTCCTGATGAGGTTGCAATACCGAAATTTTGGGAAGCCATAAAGGAGAAGCTGACTGGAAAACAAAGCACAGAAGCAGCAATATTGTTGTAA